In a genomic window of Deltaproteobacteria bacterium:
- a CDS encoding enoyl-CoA hydratase/isomerase family protein: MGDYTEILYEKRGAAGLITLNRPQVMNAISPTVQDEMSAALDDAVDDPEVRAIIITGAGRAFSAGMDQGPKPGRRRDLQWPYGVPTGQSASDWIDSWRGREGNHFLRLWELDKPVIGAINGWAMGAGSWLALCTHITIASEQAVFAQPEVRHGSNTSFLWTMLAGVKNSLRYGLVGDHIDAQEALRIGLVIKVVPHERLLDECLELAERIALVPPETVKINLAIATLGMEMMGLRDALMLDSQLSAPAHVMLREEHRRPLNEAREKNIREYLQLRDGPFQPEPFGPRSKPRD, encoded by the coding sequence ATGGGAGACTACACCGAGATCCTTTACGAGAAACGCGGCGCCGCGGGGTTGATCACGCTCAACCGGCCGCAGGTGATGAACGCCATCAGCCCGACGGTGCAGGACGAGATGTCGGCGGCCCTGGACGACGCCGTGGATGACCCCGAGGTGCGCGCCATCATCATTACCGGCGCCGGCCGCGCCTTCTCCGCGGGCATGGACCAGGGTCCCAAGCCCGGCCGCCGGCGCGACCTGCAGTGGCCCTACGGCGTCCCCACGGGCCAGTCCGCCTCCGACTGGATCGACTCCTGGCGCGGTCGCGAGGGCAACCACTTCCTGCGCCTGTGGGAGCTGGACAAGCCGGTCATCGGCGCCATCAACGGCTGGGCCATGGGCGCGGGCTCGTGGCTGGCGCTGTGCACGCACATCACCATCGCCTCCGAACAGGCCGTCTTCGCCCAGCCCGAGGTACGCCACGGCTCCAACACGAGCTTCCTCTGGACCATGCTCGCCGGCGTCAAGAACTCGCTGCGCTACGGCCTGGTGGGCGACCACATCGACGCCCAGGAGGCCCTGCGCATCGGCCTCGTCATCAAGGTGGTGCCGCACGAACGGCTGCTGGACGAATGCTTGGAGCTGGCGGAGCGCATCGCCCTGGTGCCGCCCGAGACGGTCAAGATCAACCTCGCCATCGCCACCCTGGGCATGGAGATGATGGGGCTGCGCGACGCCCTCATGCTCGATTCGCAGCTCTCGGCCCCGGCCCACGTGATGCTGCGCGAGGAACACCGGCGCCCGCTGAACGAGGCGCGCGAGAAGAACATCCGCGAGTACCTGCAACTGCGCGACGGCCCGTTCCAGCCAGAGCCCTTCGGCCCGCGGTCGAAGCCCAGGGATTAG
- a CDS encoding enoyl-CoA hydratase/isomerase family protein, with the protein MSAYQNLLYEKQRNGALITLNRPDRRNALSEALLAELDTALAEAKDDPEVRGVILTGAGDCFSSGEDMSGDGVLDTVWPQALPEGVPLYKEFDEVRDKDREEILRRRLYRWEYPKPIIGAVNGWCLGTASWLALTCHLTVAADDAVFGQPQVRHASGTDFIWVLLAGPKNALRYALTGDHVDAAEALRIGLVNKVVPRDDLLEECFRMVERVALVPPETVKINLAIATQGLEMMGLHKAWLLNSELSAMARLSKREEFNKRLEDARKQGGLRAFFEARDKPFRPEPFGPFSKGD; encoded by the coding sequence ATGTCCGCGTACCAGAACCTTCTCTACGAGAAACAGCGCAACGGCGCGCTCATCACCCTCAACCGCCCGGACCGGCGCAACGCCCTGAGCGAGGCGCTGCTGGCGGAGCTCGACACGGCCCTGGCCGAGGCCAAGGACGACCCCGAGGTGCGGGGCGTGATCCTCACCGGCGCGGGCGACTGCTTCTCCAGCGGCGAGGACATGTCCGGGGACGGCGTCCTGGATACCGTATGGCCCCAGGCCCTGCCCGAGGGCGTGCCGCTCTACAAGGAGTTCGACGAGGTCCGCGACAAGGACCGCGAGGAGATCCTGCGCCGGCGCCTGTACCGCTGGGAGTACCCCAAGCCCATCATCGGCGCGGTCAACGGCTGGTGCCTGGGCACCGCCTCGTGGCTCGCCCTCACCTGCCACCTGACCGTGGCCGCGGACGACGCGGTCTTCGGCCAGCCCCAGGTGCGCCATGCCTCCGGCACCGACTTCATCTGGGTGCTGCTGGCCGGTCCCAAGAACGCCCTGCGCTACGCCCTCACCGGCGACCACGTCGACGCCGCCGAGGCCCTGCGCATCGGCCTGGTGAACAAGGTCGTGCCACGGGACGACCTGCTTGAGGAATGCTTCCGCATGGTCGAGCGCGTGGCCCTGGTGCCGCCCGAGACCGTCAAGATCAACCTCGCCATCGCCACCCAGGGGCTGGAGATGATGGGCCTCCACAAGGCCTGGCTCCTCAACTCCGAACTGAGCGCCATGGCCCGCCTCTCCAAGCGCGAGGAGTTCAACAAGCGCCTGGAAGACGCCCGCAAGCAAGGCGGCCTGCGCGCCTTCTTCGAAGCCCGCGACAAGCCGTTCCGCCCGGAGCCCTTCGGGCCGTTTTCAAAAGGGGATTAA
- a CDS encoding helix-turn-helix domain-containing protein, which produces MPRKKTRLPKTALARRLTLAMSERDPMDIARRAGISKTAVYNYMAGDRAPQSAILHRLASVCGVSLEWLLATNDQVRDVSGHVPDDLPVVGRAGAGRGEFSEDGFPVGEGWRRVSRPYDLKDANAFGVEVRGHSMSPRYEDREIVVCSPDKEWHSGDYCVVKTVGGEYLIKRIKRENGNLVLISIAHGYDPIIMPLSEIAGIYRIVWKKER; this is translated from the coding sequence ATGCCGAGGAAAAAGACAAGACTTCCCAAGACCGCCCTCGCCCGCCGCCTGACGCTCGCCATGTCGGAACGCGACCCCATGGACATAGCGCGGCGCGCGGGCATCTCCAAGACCGCCGTCTACAACTACATGGCCGGCGACCGGGCGCCGCAGTCCGCCATCCTGCACCGGTTGGCTTCGGTGTGCGGGGTGTCGCTGGAATGGCTGCTGGCCACCAACGACCAGGTCCGCGACGTGTCCGGGCACGTGCCCGACGACCTTCCCGTCGTGGGGCGGGCCGGCGCGGGCCGGGGCGAGTTCTCCGAGGACGGCTTCCCCGTGGGCGAGGGATGGCGGCGGGTGTCGCGCCCCTACGACCTCAAGGACGCCAACGCCTTCGGAGTCGAGGTGCGCGGCCACTCCATGAGCCCGCGCTATGAAGACCGGGAAATCGTGGTATGCTCGCCCGACAAGGAGTGGCACTCCGGCGACTACTGCGTTGTCAAGACCGTGGGCGGCGAGTACCTGATCAAGCGGATCAAGCGGGAGAACGGCAACCTGGTCCTCATCAGCATCGCCCACGGCTACGATCCCATCATCATGCCGCTGTCCGAGATCGCTGGCATCTACCGCATCGTCTGGAAGAAGGAAAGATAG
- a CDS encoding CoA transferase, with amino-acid sequence MADRDNAPEAPAALAHLRVVELGDVPAAYAGRLLADLGADVIKVEPPGGAPERRLPPFAGGIEDAERSLTSIHANTNKRSLVLDLSAEGDRDTFTRLLLSSDVFVEATPLGRLESWGYTDAWLEENCSALVTVSMTPFGRTGPYRHYKTSDAITNGAGGFLYGQGDDQRGPCTAPSHSAYQVAGCVAATLAVAGVRHRRRSGAGQRLDVSLQEALTFTNSSSIARYTLENRMGRRPGAKTYGGSVTNIYRCKDGRYVHFTANLPHMWREFTQNWMTGTILSEPQWEDMNYRDSRSDEASAVAAEFISGFTADEFVAEAQRRHLSAAPLNTVGQFVDGEQLAARGWMQEMEHPVIGRYRAPGFPMRLSGTPMRVRRPAPLLDQHRDEVLAELEQGREPCTVPSQPEADPGDGMMSGLRMADLTQQFAGPLGTEILGYYGVEVLKIESNTVAARGRRAAIHADMNRAKLGVTLNLRHDQGKELFRRLVERSQLVVENFSVGVMERLGFDYESLRKVNPGIIQVSMPGWGREGPLRSWVAWGWQLLAYTGLMRLWGYPESPMRARCKIAWPDRVGAITMTLGVIAAVEHQERTGEGQFIEASMLEAQGAMLGPAILDYTVNGNEWDTLGYREILGDPYAPYGCYPCAGNDDWIIIACETDDEWRAMVEVIGAGSWAEDARFAAREGRRRHRDELDEKLTGWTRTQTARQAFRRLQEAGVAAGIPMSGEDLYYDLHLRERGHIVDIDEPPWGRVAHHGLPGIPSRSKASAALPAPWIGAHNAYVLGEVLGLSEEQIAALEEMEAIK; translated from the coding sequence ATGGCGGATCGAGACAACGCCCCGGAGGCGCCCGCCGCGCTCGCGCACCTGCGCGTGGTGGAGCTGGGAGACGTGCCCGCGGCCTACGCGGGCCGGCTGCTGGCAGATCTCGGCGCGGACGTCATCAAGGTGGAGCCGCCGGGCGGCGCGCCCGAACGGAGGCTCCCGCCCTTTGCCGGAGGCATCGAGGACGCCGAGCGCAGCCTGACCTCCATCCACGCCAACACCAACAAGCGCAGCCTGGTGCTGGACCTCTCCGCCGAAGGCGACCGCGACACGTTCACCAGGCTGCTGCTGTCCTCGGACGTTTTCGTCGAGGCCACTCCGCTGGGCCGGCTGGAGTCCTGGGGATACACCGACGCGTGGCTGGAGGAGAACTGCTCCGCGCTCGTGACGGTGTCCATGACGCCCTTCGGCCGCACCGGTCCGTACCGGCACTACAAGACCAGCGACGCCATCACCAACGGCGCCGGCGGCTTTCTCTACGGCCAGGGGGATGACCAGCGCGGGCCGTGCACGGCGCCCTCCCACTCGGCCTACCAGGTGGCCGGCTGCGTGGCCGCGACGCTGGCGGTGGCCGGGGTGCGGCACCGGCGGCGCAGCGGCGCAGGCCAGCGTCTGGACGTGTCGCTGCAGGAGGCGTTGACCTTCACCAACAGCAGCTCCATCGCGCGCTACACCCTGGAGAACCGCATGGGGCGCCGGCCCGGGGCGAAGACCTACGGCGGCTCGGTGACCAACATCTACCGCTGCAAGGACGGCCGCTACGTTCATTTCACCGCCAACTTGCCCCACATGTGGCGCGAGTTCACCCAGAACTGGATGACGGGGACGATTCTGTCCGAGCCGCAATGGGAGGACATGAACTACCGCGACTCCCGGAGCGACGAAGCCTCCGCCGTGGCGGCGGAGTTCATCAGCGGCTTCACCGCCGACGAGTTCGTGGCCGAAGCGCAGCGGCGGCATCTTTCCGCCGCCCCGCTCAACACCGTGGGGCAGTTCGTGGACGGGGAACAGTTGGCCGCCCGCGGCTGGATGCAGGAGATGGAGCACCCCGTCATCGGCCGCTACCGGGCGCCGGGCTTCCCCATGCGACTCTCCGGGACGCCCATGCGGGTGCGCCGGCCGGCGCCGCTGCTGGACCAGCACCGCGACGAGGTGCTGGCCGAGCTGGAGCAGGGCAGAGAACCGTGCACGGTACCGTCGCAACCGGAAGCGGACCCGGGCGACGGCATGATGTCGGGGCTCCGCATGGCCGACCTGACGCAGCAGTTCGCCGGACCCCTCGGCACCGAAATCCTCGGCTACTACGGCGTGGAGGTCCTCAAGATCGAGTCCAACACCGTGGCCGCCCGGGGCCGGCGCGCCGCCATCCACGCCGACATGAACCGGGCCAAGCTGGGCGTCACCCTGAACCTGCGTCATGACCAGGGCAAGGAGCTGTTCCGGCGTCTTGTGGAGCGGTCCCAGTTGGTGGTGGAGAACTTCAGCGTAGGGGTCATGGAGCGGCTCGGCTTCGACTACGAGTCCTTGCGCAAGGTGAACCCCGGCATCATCCAGGTGTCCATGCCCGGCTGGGGCAGGGAAGGGCCGCTGCGCTCCTGGGTGGCCTGGGGCTGGCAACTCCTGGCCTACACCGGCCTCATGCGCCTGTGGGGCTACCCCGAGTCGCCCATGCGCGCGCGCTGCAAGATCGCCTGGCCAGACCGCGTCGGCGCCATCACCATGACCCTGGGCGTGATAGCGGCGGTGGAGCACCAGGAGCGCACCGGGGAAGGGCAGTTCATCGAGGCCTCGATGCTCGAAGCCCAGGGCGCCATGCTGGGCCCCGCCATCCTCGACTACACGGTCAACGGCAACGAGTGGGACACCCTGGGCTACCGGGAAATCCTGGGCGACCCCTACGCCCCCTACGGCTGCTACCCCTGCGCCGGCAACGACGACTGGATCATCATCGCGTGCGAGACCGACGACGAGTGGCGGGCCATGGTCGAGGTCATCGGCGCCGGCTCATGGGCCGAAGACGCGCGCTTCGCGGCCAGGGAAGGGCGCCGCCGGCACCGCGACGAACTTGACGAGAAGCTGACCGGCTGGACCCGCACCCAGACCGCCCGCCAAGCCTTCCGCCGCCTCCAGGAAGCCGGCGTCGCCGCCGGCATCCCCATGTCCGGCGAGGACCTCTACTACGACCTCCACCTGCGCGAGCGCGGCCACATCGTCGACATCGACGAACCCCCCTGGGGCCGCGTCGCCCACCACGGCCTCCCCGGCATCCCCTCCCGCTCCAAGGCCAGCGCCGCCCTCCCCGCCCCCTGGATCGGCGCCCACAACGCCTACGTCCTGGGCGAGGTGCTGGGCTTGAGCGAAGAGCAAATCGCTGCGCTGGAGGAGATGGAGGCGATTAAGTAA